A window of Lagenorhynchus albirostris chromosome 11, mLagAlb1.1, whole genome shotgun sequence contains these coding sequences:
- the LOC132528955 gene encoding large ribosomal subunit protein eL22, with the protein MAPVKKLVVKGGKKKKQVLKFTLDCTHPVEDGIMDAANFEQFLQERIKVNGKAGNLGGGVVTIERSKSKITVTSEVPFSKRYLKYLTKKYLKKNNLRDWLRVVANSKESYELRYFQINQDEEEEEDED; encoded by the coding sequence ATGGCGCCAGTGAAAAAGCTTGTGGTGAAGGGGggcaaaaaaaagaagcaggtccTGAAGTTTACTCTTGACTGTACCCATCCTGTAGAAGATGGAATCATGGATGCAGCCAATTTTGAGCAGTTTCTTCAGGAAAGAATCAAAGTGAATGGAAAAGCTGGGAATCTCGGAGGAGGTGTTGTAACAATCGAAAGAAGCAAAAGCAAGATCACTGTAACTTCCGAGGTGCCTTTTTCCAAAAGGTATTTGAAATATCTcaccaaaaaatatttgaagaagaataATCTCCGTGATTGGTTACGCGTAGTTGCTAACAGCAAAGAAAGTTACGAATTACGTTACTTCCAGATTAATCaagatgaagaagaggaggaagatgaggatTGA